CTTTATGCCGAAAATCCAAGTTTGATCCTCCTGGGAGCACGCATTACGGAACAATTTCAGCTACATGCTTACTACGAATACATCCTTTCATTTGATAAAGAGCTTCAGCCAAGGTATGCTGTTCCGTTGGAAGCCATTCGGGAACGGATCGGAAAGGAAACCCGTCATTAATCGGGTATCTCAAATTTCTGTAAAGATTTTTGCCGCTTTTTGTAGTAATTTCACTGCTGATTATGGTATTTGAGAAAGAATTCAAGGAAGCAATCGTCAATTTGTCTATCAAGGAAAAAGACCGGCTTTTGCTGCGCCTGCTAAAACGGGATATTCCGCTGGCAAACCAGTTGTATTTTGAATTGGTGAGTACACAAACGGTAGAAGAGCGCCGCACGGAACTGGAGGAGATGGTGGTGAAACGTGTTGCGACTATGAGTAAACACAGTTCGTCGATCCAGGATTTGCTGCAGAAAACGCGTTCATTGAGCGGCGATATTACCGAGCAGGTAAAGATTACCAAAGACAAGTTCGGTGAAGTAAGCCTGAATTTATTAATGATGATTGAACTGCTGAAATCCAATAATCCGAAAATTTCCTTCTTTTCACGGGGAAAGCCACAAAAATTTGCTGTTTACCTGGTTGCAAGGGCTTTTAAGGTGTTGGTGCTCATCGGAGCGATGCATGAAGATTATCTGGTTGATTTTAAGTCAGACCTGGAGCGCCTGGGAGAACTGATTTCACAAAATGATCTATTGAATAAGACTGCGAAACATCATGGACTGGAAGTGGAGTGGTTGCTTTCGGGGGAAATCCCGGAGAACATCAAAGAACGGCAGGATGCGCTGCGGAAGAGGGGGTTGTTGAAGTGAAGGGCAACTGCGTTGCTGATTTTTCCCACAGAAGAGCATAGAGGAAACGCAGATGTTATTTGTAATCCCGGGTGGTAACTGAGTGGTTGGTTTACCACAAGGAACACAAAGACATAGCAGATCAGCCGCGGCTGACCGCTATATCCTTCAGAGCACGAAGTTTTTCACTTATTCCAATGGCAACTGCGCTGCTTTTTTATTCCGAAGTATGTCATGTTACAAGAAATTTTACCCGGGATTTATCAGCAACCGCGAGGCTTTCACATTTGTTAACAAACAAAAATCAATAGCTGCTGTAACATATCAGCGATGAGTTGGTCTTACGACAAACCAATTCAAAATATCAGATATGAAAACAGTAATCCTTTTTATCGCATTAATCTTAACAACCGGTTCATTTGCCCTGGCAGGAAACGGTGAAACTTTACTGGACCGCATCATGCACCGCAAAATCTCTTACCCGGAATCTTTACGTGAGAAGGGAATTGAGACAACAGTTCGTGTGAAGGTGCGCGTTTTGGCGGAAAATCAACTGGAAATCATCGAAATAGATTCGGATTCCAAAGAAATGAAAGCAGCAATCGAAAAACAAGTGCAGCAAATAAAGATCAGAGTGCCCCAAAATCTGATCGGAAACACATTCAATTACACCTATAAATTCCAGGTACAAAAGTAATTCACTATTCAATCACTGAACACCTAAATCTAAATGTGAGAGCGGCTAAAGCCGCTTTTTTTGTTACTACCAGGAGTTCGAAGAGCACGAAGTTTATTTTATGGGTAACAGCATGACTTATTATCCATTCAGGGCAATTTTCATGTATTTTCTCACTTCTTCGTTCAAATCTTCTTTTTGGAGCATTCGGAAATGGTGATTAAATTGATTGCTGCCCGGAACCTGTCCTACTTTTTGGAAACACAGGTTGTCGTAGTAGGGTTCTTTGAGCGGGAAGACCACATGGATGAAATTCTTTCCCAGTTGGGTAATCCAGGCAATGCGTTTTTGGCCGTTGTCAATGGCAATCATGGTTTTGGTGGGATGCAGGGTAATGGTTCCCGCCGCGACGGATTCAAATTCGGCAACAAAATAGTCGAACAAACTCAGGGTATGTTCTGATTTTCCTGCAAGAAAACTGGCTATGGAAGGATTTCCGGTTTCACTCATTGTTCTCCATTCATTATTCGTTTGCAATATAAAGAAATTGTGTAATTTACCTGGAGTTTTTACATGGGTAAACTCCAATTACAAACTAAACAGAACACTTCTATGCCTGATATTTCCTTGAAAAGCGCTACCGGCCGATGGGTCCTGTTTTCAACCATATTGGCAACATCGATGGTATTCATTGACGGAAGCGCGCTGAATGTTGTTCTGCCATCCTTACAAAAAGACCTGAACGCTTCCGGAGCGGATATTTTCTGGGTGTTGAATGCGTATTTGCTTGTTTTGGCAGCAATGATGTTGCCCGGAGGTTCGTTCGGGGATAAATTCGGCCGGAAGAAAATCTTCGGTCTGGGAATTGTCATTTTTATCATCGGTTCTTTGCTTTGCGGCATTTCACCGACTGTCAATTTTTTAATTGTTTCCAGATCCATACAAGGGTTGGGAGGCGCATTCATGGTTCCGGGAAGTTTATCGCTCATTACATCTCTTATCCGGGAGCAGGAGCGGGGAAAGGCAATCGGAACCTGGTCGGCAGTGACGACTATTGTAAGTATCGGAGGTCCGATTATCGGCGGCGTTTTGGGTGATCATGGCTTGTGGCGCTATATTTTCTTTATCAATATTCCCATCGGCGTTATTTCGCTGATTGCGCTCTGGTCAAAGGTACCGGAAACCTCCAATGAAGACGATCAAAGCAAGGTAGATCTTCCAGGAGCTTTCCTGCTGGTAGCCGGCCTGGCTTCCATTACGTATAGTTTTTTGAAGTTTCCCTCGACCGGGTTGCAGGATTGGAAAGTCAACGCGATCCTGGTTTTTGGCATTGTGAGCCTGATTTTATTCCTGATCGTTGAAAAACGAAGCGCAAGTCCCATGATCCGGTTAGAACTTTTTTCAAACAAGAACTTCAGCGGGTTGAACCTGCTTACTTTTTTCCTCTACGGCGCACTGGGTGCAGGTTTCCTGTTCTTAAGCCTGAATTACGTCCAGATCCAGGGATATACCCAAACAGAATCCGGGCTGACCTTTTTGCCATTTACATTCATACTGGGATTATTTTCCCGGTACATTGGCACGCTTTCAGACCGGTTCGGGACCAAACTGTTTCTCATCGCCGGACCTTTTACAACCGGTTTAGGATTTTTATGGATGTCTTTCATTCAGCAAACCAGCGGTTTTCATGCATACTGGACGACCTATTTTCCCGGAATGATAATTATCAGTATCGGCATGCTTTTAACGGTTGTACCGCTTACAACGGCGGTTATGAATTCGATCAGTCAAAAACAGTCGGGGATTTCTTCCGGTGTTAATAATGCCGTTTCACGCATAGCGGGTATTTTCGCAAACGCTGCTTTCGGGGCGCTGGCTTTGTTCCTGTTTACGAACATCGTGCTACAAAAACTGGATGGATCGGAGTTCAGTGCAAACCAAAAAGCCAAAATTGTTGCGGAAACCGTGAATTTAGGCAATGCGCAGGTTCCTTCCGGCAATTTTACTCCCACTCAGAAAACAACCATCCATCAACTTTACCGCGGTGCCTTCTTAAATTCCTATCAATCCGTATTGTGGTGTTGTACTGCTATGTGCTTTACCAGTTCGGCAATGGCTTATTTCCTGGTTAGGAACAGGGCCGGAAAATCGTCGGATCAATTAAAAGCCTGACGGAACTGCAAAGGCGACAGATTCGTTTTCGATTTAAACAATTTGCTGAAGGACTGTATGTGTTCAAATCCCAGTTCGTAGGCAATTTCACTCACGGTTAAACCGGTGGTCGATAATTTTTCCTTGGCTAGTTCTATCAACTTCCCATGAATGTGCTGTTGTGTATTCTGACCTGTGAGCATGCGCAATAAACTGCTCAGATATCCCGGCGAAACATGCAGGGAATCGGCCAGATACTGAACGGTGGGTAAACCTTTCGAAACCAGGTCGTCGCTTTTAAAATAATCGGAAAGCAGGTGTTCCAGGCGGTCCAACACCTGGTGATTGGCTTGTTCGCGTGTAATAAACTGCCGGTTGTAAAAGCGCTCGGAGTAATTCAACAAGCTTTCCAGCTGCGAAACAATGATCTGTTTGCTGAATTTATCGATATTGGAATGATATTCCTGGCGGATGTTCCCAATGATCCCGTTCAGGGTATTTTCCTCTTTTTCCGATAAAAACAGGGCTTCATTCACTGCATAGTCGAAAAATTCGTACTGTTTGATCGTTTTTGCAAGCGGTGTATTCCACAAAAAATCGGGATGTATCAATAACATCCATCCCGATCTTTCCGTTGTTGCGTCTTTTTCGGCAGCGATGCCAAAAACCTGGTTCGGCGAAATGAAGAACAGAACACCTTCATCAAAATCATATTCCTGTTGCCCGTATTTCAATTTGGCACTGATTCCTCTTTTCAGGGAAATTTGGTAGAAATCAAACATCCAGTTCACCTCACCGATATCAGCCGGGCGTTGAATGGCATTGAAATCAATGACACTGATCAGAGGATGTTCCGGTTTGGGCAAGCCTCTCAAACGGTGAAATTCGGTAATGGTGCTGATCTTTGTTATTTTCTTTTGTTCCATGGGGAGAAAATGTTCAAAATGTTTAAACAGGTTCAAAAAGTTTAAAAGGTGACTGAGCGAAGTCGAAGCCACCTTTGTTCAATTACCAATTTAGAAATAATTTTTCGTCAGGTCTTCCAATAAACCGATTTCTGTAGGTTTCCAGCCTAATACTTCCTGTGTTTGCAGGTTTGTTGCCGGGCTATCGAAGGAAATGAAATGGCTCATCCATTGGAAATGGGTTGCCGTTTCTTCTTCTGACAAGGATTTTACGGGAACATTCAGTTTTTCACCGATCAATTCCGCGATTTTCTTTAATTCGATCCCGTTATCGTCAATGGCATTGTATAAAGCGCCTTTAGCACCTTTCTCCACTGCCAACCGGAATAATTTTGCCGCATCCTTGCGGTGAACTCCCGGCCAGCGGTTGTTTCCTTCTCCCGGAAACCCGGATACACCGTGAGTACGCGCCTGGTGAATAATGAAAGGCATAAATCCTTTGTCACCTTTATCGTGCGTGGAAGGAGCCAAACGAACCACCGAAGCGTGCACGCCTTTTTCAGCCAAAGCCAAAGCAGCAGGCTCGGAAGTGCGAAGCGGGATTTGCAGGGTGCTTTCTTCCGTAACAACCCCATTAATATGCGGCAAGCCCAAAATTCCTGCGGTTACAACAATCGGTTTTTTCGTTCCCATCAATACTTCACCCATGGCGTTAATGGCTGTTTTTTCCACCTCATTGGACTTCGCGAAGTTTGCAAAATCGTGGATAAAGCCTGTATGAATGACTCCGTCGGCCTCTGAAGCACCTTTTTTCAAAGCACTCAAATCTTCCAAATCTCCCATCAATACTTCTGCGCCTGCCTGACGGATTGTCTGTGCGGATTCTTCCGACCGTGCCAAACCAACTACATGGTGTCCGGCTCTCAATAATTCTCTCACAACTTCCGAACCTACAAAGCCGGAAGCTCCTGTTACAAATACTTTCATCTGATCTTTTTTAGTTGATACAAAGTTCTGTATTCAGCTTCAGGGGAATTTAGCCGAATCGGCTGATCGTTTAGCCGAATTGAAGAAAACAGAATCAGAATGAGAATCCAAAGCAAATCAGCCTCGGCTGATCGCTTCGGATTAACGAGAATGAGAGGAGAAGATTCGATCTCAAGCGGAAAATCATCATTTCTTAAACCAGTTTAAGTTTATTCAAATCGTCAATGAGCAGCTTTGTAGTATCGATATTATATGGCAGCGATTAAAAAACAAATCAACAGTTCGGTAGGAAAGAAGATCAAAATGGCCTTGACCGGTTTGTTCCTGGTTAGCTTTTTAATAGTACACGCTTCTGTGAATGCACTTATTTTTTACAACGATCAGGGAAAAACCTTTACAATCGGGGCACATTTCATGGCTACCAACCCGATTATACGAACCCTTGAAATTGTATTGATTATCGCGTTTGTTGTTCACATGGTGCAGGGTTTGAAACTCTGGTGGGAAAACCGAAAAGCCCGGCCCATTGCTTATGCTTATAAGAAGAACTGTACTCCTGATGTGAAGTGGTATAGCAAAAGCATGACATTATTCGGCACATTGATTTTGCTGTTCCTGGTTATTCACACACAAAACTTCTGGATTCCCAATCGGGTGCATCAATTTCAAGCCTGCGAGGAGCTTGACTTGTACCGGATGATGGTCTCTAAATTTCAGAACCCTATTGAAGTAATTATTTACCTCTTAGGCTGTATTTCACTCAGCTGGCATTTGTTACACGGTTTCAAAAGCGCTTTTCAATCCCTGGGACTGAACCATCGGAAATACAATCCGATGATATTGAAAACCGGTTATTTCTTTGCAATTGTGCTTCCACTAACACTCGCCATGATGCCGGTTTCGATTTATTTGGGGTGGCTGAAGTGAGACAGAATCAGAATCAGAATGAGAATAAGTCCCGATCTGCTTATTTCAGTTTGGTCTTTACGATTTCGATACGTGCAACGATGCGTTCGTGTCCGGGAGCCAGTTTCAATCCTTCTTCGAGAATTTTCAAAGCGGCCTTATAGTCATTTTCCCGGTATAGATAAGCCCCGGCTTCTGCGTAGAGCCAACCGATATTGTCCTGGTCCAG
The window above is part of the Fluviicola sp. genome. Proteins encoded here:
- a CDS encoding SDR family oxidoreductase, producing MKVFVTGASGFVGSEVVRELLRAGHHVVGLARSEESAQTIRQAGAEVLMGDLEDLSALKKGASEADGVIHTGFIHDFANFAKSNEVEKTAINAMGEVLMGTKKPIVVTAGILGLPHINGVVTEESTLQIPLRTSEPAALALAEKGVHASVVRLAPSTHDKGDKGFMPFIIHQARTHGVSGFPGEGNNRWPGVHRKDAAKLFRLAVEKGAKGALYNAIDDNGIELKKIAELIGEKLNVPVKSLSEEETATHFQWMSHFISFDSPATNLQTQEVLGWKPTEIGLLEDLTKNYF
- a CDS encoding helix-turn-helix transcriptional regulator, which codes for MEQKKITKISTITEFHRLRGLPKPEHPLISVIDFNAIQRPADIGEVNWMFDFYQISLKRGISAKLKYGQQEYDFDEGVLFFISPNQVFGIAAEKDATTERSGWMLLIHPDFLWNTPLAKTIKQYEFFDYAVNEALFLSEKEENTLNGIIGNIRQEYHSNIDKFSKQIIVSQLESLLNYSERFYNRQFITREQANHQVLDRLEHLLSDYFKSDDLVSKGLPTVQYLADSLHVSPGYLSSLLRMLTGQNTQQHIHGKLIELAKEKLSTTGLTVSEIAYELGFEHIQSFSKLFKSKTNLSPLQFRQAFN
- a CDS encoding succinate dehydrogenase cytochrome b subunit, encoding MAAIKKQINSSVGKKIKMALTGLFLVSFLIVHASVNALIFYNDQGKTFTIGAHFMATNPIIRTLEIVLIIAFVVHMVQGLKLWWENRKARPIAYAYKKNCTPDVKWYSKSMTLFGTLILLFLVIHTQNFWIPNRVHQFQACEELDLYRMMVSKFQNPIEVIIYLLGCISLSWHLLHGFKSAFQSLGLNHRKYNPMILKTGYFFAIVLPLTLAMMPVSIYLGWLK
- a CDS encoding MFS transporter, translated to MPDISLKSATGRWVLFSTILATSMVFIDGSALNVVLPSLQKDLNASGADIFWVLNAYLLVLAAMMLPGGSFGDKFGRKKIFGLGIVIFIIGSLLCGISPTVNFLIVSRSIQGLGGAFMVPGSLSLITSLIREQERGKAIGTWSAVTTIVSIGGPIIGGVLGDHGLWRYIFFINIPIGVISLIALWSKVPETSNEDDQSKVDLPGAFLLVAGLASITYSFLKFPSTGLQDWKVNAILVFGIVSLILFLIVEKRSASPMIRLELFSNKNFSGLNLLTFFLYGALGAGFLFLSLNYVQIQGYTQTESGLTFLPFTFILGLFSRYIGTLSDRFGTKLFLIAGPFTTGLGFLWMSFIQQTSGFHAYWTTYFPGMIIISIGMLLTVVPLTTAVMNSISQKQSGISSGVNNAVSRIAGIFANAAFGALALFLFTNIVLQKLDGSEFSANQKAKIVAETVNLGNAQVPSGNFTPTQKTTIHQLYRGAFLNSYQSVLWCCTAMCFTSSAMAYFLVRNRAGKSSDQLKA